The window tataaatcaccatatgtagcttagtatacaaacctcatactgtaagttgctgttgagaaaagtgtcagagcaATTAATAAATAACCACGTTACAGGCATGTCCCTGTATTTATCTTCAAGCCTCAAAGAGCTTTTGGCAAGTCTGTTGGATGTCTTCtgtcatttataattatttataggattgcatattcttttttttctttcctaccCGCGACACAGAAACTTCGCACCACTCAAATCTGCCCTTTAGGACATCCCTAATTGGATGCATACAGAACGTCCGAATCAATCTGGAGCGCGTCTCCTTTGACAAGGTTGCCCAGGTATCTGGTCCCGTGAACCTCAGAGAGTGTCCTGCCGGATGAGTTACGTGCCATTGGCCACCTGGACACTAGACACCTCAGCCTATGATCTGTGCAGAGCACGTGTCTCTGTTACCATGTTACCACGACTGACCTCAATGGACTGTCAGGGCAAAAGATTCTGATACCTgctcttgtttatttattttgagatgAGATTATCTATTTACACTATCTTTACATTGAATATACTCTTATCTTTTAATTTCTGTTATATATAAAATGAGCTACCAATTTGTTTGGTCCCACGAAATGTCTGTGTAAATATAAAAGGGGCGAGTACAGAGGTGATTTGCTCTTTCTATGTAAAGCTGTTTACTTCCTTgggaattttaaatgtttttctataCCTACCAAAAGGTAATATGCGATTTCTTGTTGCACCTATACTGATGTAAAATATTACTGAATAAACTTTTgtacaaaattactgaaattatttttgtgttttcttttgggTTTTACGTGAATTTTAttcaaaatcagttttacaGAATGCAAGACTTTGCCAAAATCACTTCAGAATTGTTTAACAAGCTTACTTCTAACAAATTTGTGGAGATACTACTGTCCTAATGCTGATGTCATGGCGTTTTGCTTCTTGATGGAGCAAAAGGTTGTTAATGATTAATGATAATCAATGTCCTTGTTTATTGATTTTAGGTTGTTTTTATTGACTTTACGTCTCAGAAGTTTTTACTGCTTGGAATAACATTAGCAGGTTCTGCAAAAAAGGCCTACAGTTACGAGCATACAATGTCATCTCTGTGAAATATTTCCGCCCACGATTAAGATCGTTTTGTTCACATCCTGACCTGTAGTCTTGTCACAGAAGGCATCAGCGCGAGAGTCAATGGAGATCATCTGCATGGAGCAGAGCGCGCTGGCCAATCAGGAACAAGTGGGCGGGACACCGAGGGGTCGTGCGGCCACAACAGGACGTCCGTCTCCACATCAGGGCCGTCGGACTGAAAGCTGCAGAGTACAGGCTCTTGcgtgtattgtgtgtgtgtgtgtgtgtgtacataggcGCGCTGTGTGATAAGTGGGTGGAGGTGGCgatgttttccttccttcctgacAGATACACGCACACCCTCAACGTGAACCCCGCGGTTCGGCCTCCTCAGGAggcagaaatgtgtcagctgatGACATGAGGAAAAGcgagacaaaaacacaaacggACCTCCAATCGAATCGCTGATATTTTCATATCCACGTGACAAACACAACGGTATATACTCATACGCACGCTTGTGACTTGCAAGCATTGAAAGCAGAACTACTGTGTCTTATCGCGTGACTGTATATCACCTAAAGAGGCCCTaggaaatattttcttaaaacgGCGACTGTTGATATTCAGTATTGTTATTTAGTTTGACCGTAGAATTGTTAAAATCTTACATAAGCGTAAACACATAAACCTTACAATAAGCCAACACAGCTCGCGCAGGCACCCTGCAGCGGTCGACGCTGCGCGCCGGTCACTGCGGCTGCGCTAGCGCCGCAGGGCGGGCCTCATGACGTCACAGGAGGTGTTGCTTACAGGGGTCGGAGAGACAGTGCGGCGTGACAGCGGAGCGAATCTTTGCGTTTTCCTAATGGTTTCGTGTCATTTTCAGCTGTAGAGTACTGTTACGCTGCATTGTACTCTTTTGCAGACGCAGACCGACATCACACTTCGTACCGCAGAAACAAGGCGCGCGCGCTGCGGAAGCAACGATGGGCTCTGTTGTTTAGGTGACTTCGGCGGCGCGAGCAGCTGAGCTGGCAATGGAGTGGGCGCGTGAAGGGTGGTGCTATGCGGGCACGGCGATGATCATGACACCCCGGCGGAACCGAGGTCCTCTGTGAACGCGCGCCTGCTTGGTTTGCGGACGTTCCCCAGGCGGATACCGCACGCACACTCACGCACCCGCACACCCTAGAGACGTCACCGGGTGCTCCATCCTCCGGGTCCGCTGTCGCGCGATCCTTCCTGCCCGGCGGCCCGCGAGGCAGCTGCGCCATGGAGGGTCAGCACGAGGAGCAGCGCGAGGCTCCGCAGGGCACGGCCGAGCACATCAATGACGCGGAGCTCGCTCTGCAGGGAATCAACATGCTGCTGAACAACGGCTTCCGGGAGAGCGACGAGCTCTTCAGAAAGTACAGGTGAGGACGCGGCTGTGCGCCAGGGAGAtatgatataataatataacatacatactgtacatcctcCTTCCGTTAGAAGGATGGCCCAGCAGGTGGTCAGTTTCCGGTCAGTGCGCAGCTGTGTGACTCGGTCggtgtcactcactcactctctgtaGCGGCTGGTCACACTGACAACTGTTCTTAATTTTTGTTATCATTACCTTTTTGTTCAAGTTAACTTACACTTGGGCTTCTAACCCTTTCATAAGCTACAGCttcctttattttacatttagttgatgcttttgcaaagcaacttagaacgttaaggttacaattatttacccatgccatgatttatacagctgggtaattttactggagtaattcagggtaagtactttgctcaagagtcagccagaggtgaggctcaaacctgcgatcttgggggtccaaaggtagtcgctctaaccactacgctaccagctgttttttcatttagggTATGTGCAGTAAAGATGctgtaggaggtgggatttgaacccaggcccttaGCTGGAGTATGACAGTCCTAAGAACTACACGGcttgtttttctcctctttggCACATGAGAAGTAAATTTGATACAGCAGTTTCGTTGTTAGTGTATCACTTCAGAGTAAGTTCCTTGAtttgggtactacagcagcagtggctGATGACAAGGGGGCAGCaataaccgctacaccacccgCTGACTCACTTGCAACCCTCGTGATATATACTCTGTGGGCATTCTGAGTCCCGCAGTTGTTTAAGTCACTTTTTATGTGCAACTCATCGGCGCTGGCGACGTGTGCGGTCTTGTGTGGCCATTCGAGGCGTCTTCATGACAGGCAACAGGCTGCGCACGTGTGGGGAAGTGGTGTAACCTTGCGTTTTTTCGTCATGAATGAAGGTCGATCACATTCTTTCGGTAGCCAATAAAGATGAACCCGGCCGCATTCCTCCGCTGCTTTCTGCATGGAGTCTAGCACGTGAGGTTTGTATTACTCTACACACGTGCATATCCTACATTACAGTGACGTAAACAGAACGGTGTTGATTACAGAAACCTGAACATGCCCCTCCCCCGTGACCATAGTGACCTAACACAGATAACACGTCCAAGATTAcgttaattttaattattattatttcctccGCTCGAACATGAGTTACAGTGTGAACTACTTACCCTGGTTTACCTCTTTATATAGCATGGTAGtactttactgtattaatttagattaagtaccttgatcacaaggagggcgcagtgggttggaccgggtcctgctctccggtgcatctggggttcgagtcccgcttggggtgccttgcggtggactggcgtcctgtcctgggtgcgtcccctccccctcctgccttacgccctgagttgccgggttaggctctggctcccctcgtctgggacaagcggttcagaaaatgtgtgtgtaccttgatcAGATGTACAACAGATGGAGCAGACATTTCAACCTGTTGTCATGGTTCTGTTTAGCTTTTCCTTGTGCTTCCTGGGAGGTGTTGGACTTGCAGCTTGAACTATGTCTCCACATGTCCACTCGTCTCTGGGATGGTTGTAACGAGGGAACTTCCCGGTTGGAAGTGGCATGTCTTTTTGTTGCCCCAGGGGGAGGCGTCCACTCTTCCGTTGTCTGTACCGAACATGCATTATTTAGCATTCCTGTTTGGCTGCATGTGCACAGGCCTCAGCAGGCCCCAGTCGAGTGCATTTGGTTCCCCgtaagaagtgttttttttgtccaaagctgAAATGCACATACATGCCCCGAGAACCCTACTGTTCTCCTCCTCTCAACGTGTCCCTCTGTACCTGGCATAACTGGAGCAGTTCCGAACGCTGCTGTTTGACCTTCCTGCTCGACTGTTCGCTGACTGCTACCCGGTCTGCTCTTCCCTCAAGCGACACACTCAGTGGATGGGTTGCCAGTCATAACTTCCTGGTGACAGGCTCTGACCTCAGCCGCATTGTGCCCATCAGGCCTGTTTTGTCTTCGAAGTAGGTGATCAAGGAAGTTCCCGGTTGAAAAGGAGAAGCAGAACCATTTCTTACTCTGAACTAGAGAAGTTGCCATGGaacatgcagtgttttgtgtgtttatcaATAAAATAGTTCATCCACTTGAACTCAGAATTCTAGGAGCTGTTCATATCTGGCCTTTTACTTTCTCCATTTTCATACTTAATTTTACAGTTTCGCATCTGCACAATTGGActagtttttcagttttggttcCAATGTAGTAGAATGAcaccccctttcactcagaactgctgaaacgcTCTACACTTGTGAAGAGTttcaaaattcacctctttcGGAATCACTTCTCCCAAGTGCTCGATAAACGTCAACGTTAGTTTAACAGAGAGAACATGCCTGCTATGCACTGTTAAGTCGGTGTTGAACCCACATCTTAACTTGCAGCCCAGGAGGTGTGAGACATCACTATGGTGCTCATGACATTGTACTCGAGCAGAATAATCTTTGTTGGTCTCCTGTCTACAGATCAGCCTGTGGAAAAGAGCTCtgcatgcatgtttgttttagcatgtgtgaaattcagttttctgTCAGGTTGTGTTGCCCTCAGTGTGTAAGTGGTTCTCCATCTCCTGTAGCCAATTCCTCTGGTTTTTGTGGCTTTAAGTTTTAACCTTTAGATGATGTGAACGCTAGGATACAGAATGCGACCGTTGACAGATGGTGCCATTCAGGGAGGGTCCCCTTTGTGGAAGGAGTTTGCTCTCCTGAATGTGGTCAACAGTGTGACAGAAGGATTTGGGACAACTCCACGGGGGTTTACAGGCTAACTCCTATTCAGGTTGCCATACTTTCCCTGCTTATTACAGTtgtctttttccccccatctctGACACTCATTCAGATTTTATTACACGTTTTGCATAATGTGCATGCAGCTTCAGCTTCCTACATAGCAGCATGTGTGACATACCGCTGGGTGGCAGGTTTATTTATCGTGTTTGTCAGATGACAGATTATTTAAGGAATTTCAGATAGTTTTCCTTGTGTTGGGGCAGTATGTgacataatggttagagctgctgccttggaggttgcaggttcaaatcctacgtccagctgtagtagccttggttgaagtatttaccctgaattgctccattaaatattgcccaactgtataaatgtgtgtaaatcagttatgttgcaagtcacttttggcgaaaagcatcagctgaatggatAATTCCAAATCTTATGTTTTTGATATATTTGGGCTTGcagtattttgtgtgtttgaagAACACAGGAAATGTGATGCAATGCCATTCCGACTCAATGGGTTAAGTATCTGCTATGCATTCTGGGTGGGAAGAGCTGGTTTCTGAGAGTGATGACttgttttgcaaatttttacatttatttaacagacactattctccagagtgacttcaaatgaagtgttatcagcccacgcaccttattcaccatggtgatttacactgcaagatacactacttacaatgggtcacttatccataaatcagtggaacacacactctctgtgtcactcgcacactagggggggaacctgaagagcatgtttTTGGCCCGTGGGAGAAAACccgcacagacatggggagaacatgcaaactccacacagactgagcaaggatcaaacccacatcctctcacaccacccagccactgtgagacagcaacactactcgctgtgccaccatgccacccttttTGAAGGCACATGTATGGAGGAAGACAAAGGTCATTACACATGgcaaaaaaacaatgtgaattGCATACTGTATGTGCCTCCCACGAAGCTGTTGACACCTGCAGGTTACCGTTTCCCAGGAGACGGAGGTTTGACGATTGGTCCGTAGTGGGCGGGTGAAAGAAATAAgggaaaaacagcatttttcagGTGTGAAAATCAGCTGCTGTGTCAACACAGTCCATTTCAGGTACAGAACACAAGTGATTTTACTTGCAGTTGAATTCACTGTCGCTTGGTACAGTGAAGCTTGCATCTTGATCGTGTTGACCATACCGCGTGGTTGTATTGATTCAAATCGCAGCTGCTCTGTGATTTCAAACACACTGTGATCTGCGGCCGCATTGGCTTCATATAGACTCACAGTGCTTTCATTTGATGAGGAATGCTGCTAATATTAATCAGGTGCACAGCATGGGctggaaaaataataacttcCACTGGCTGACAGTATAGACCTGCAGGCCAGCTAATGAACGCAAACAGCTTGCAAGCAGTTAAATAGATTTTTGGAAGTTTTTTTGCATCTGAAATAAAGTGAATATGAATTGGTTTTAGTTTTGAGTAATTAAACCCATTTAATAACCCCATCAAGTCCTATTTGTTCTGCAGACAGGAGACTCTCGTCAGGGGTACCCTCCCCGCCCCCCTGCCATTGCCATGACAGTATGATGATTTTGTGGGCATTTGCAGGCAACTTTGTCTATAGGATGGTAGGTTTTAAATATCGTGAGTGATTGAGTTTGAGCCCTTATCTGTAGCGTTTGGACTGTACAGAGACATTTGATCTCAGCAGTAGGAAGATCAGCCAATAGCAGCAGTTTTGAGCATTCAAATGGACCACTGAACGTCGAGGTCAGAGTGCAACTGATCGGCTCATTTTCCATCCTTCTGGAGCTTCCACTCTCCTCTACTCGCCTTCCCAGCAGGGACTAGTGGTCAGAATCCCCCATGCAGCAACGTCAGCTGTGGGCCGAGCAGTAAGAAAACCATCGGTAGAAACTTAGCATCTGCACCCATGCCgaaacaggaagtgaggcaTAATTAGGCCTGCCACTGTTTTCCAGCCTCCCTGGCTCACACAGTAAATGTCACTGTGCTGCTAATTGCTTTGAGGAGGGGGGCAACACACTGCAATCTGGCTGTGTTTATGCCAACAGACGGAATCACCATTTGCTGAACTAAATATAGTTGACGGTTTAGTTGTGCCATCTTGTGATGCCATAGTAAAGGCAATAGGCAGAAATCCTTTTTAATTCCATAAAAagctgttacattttatttatatcgTATACAGCAATCGCAGGGAATGCTGTGATTGTTTCTGAAATGGTCTTGAACGTGGGAGCATTTGTTGTGGGGGTGTCGGAAGccgatttcaaaaaaaaaaaaagctcactgTACGTGTGAATGTCGATCTGTGAGGTTACGCTGAGGTTGTTTTGCAATCTAAACCACAAAGGAAAAGTGAAACCATTGTCTTCTGCACATgggcagaaaaaaagacattgctaTAAAAATGATGAGGCTTTCCAGGGTGCTGTTTAAATGTCTGTGGTGGAGTGTATTACATTCAAGTGGAACTTGACAAAGGAACAAAATTACAGTGGTGAGAATATGCTTTCTCTGTCTTGCTCGTtctgctgtcctcctccttctgtcAGTCTCCTCCATTTCTGCTAGACCCTACCCCCACTGGCAGTTTCATGCTATCTGCAGCAGGGTCATGAATGATgcagtttttctctctgtctcataGGAACCACAGCCCCCTCATGAGCTTTGGAGCCAGCTTTGTCAGTTTCCTGGTGAGTCAAGGTCCATTCTGTGCAtctctgtatgtgtatgtttggtTAAAGCCAAGCTAAAGTGTATTCTGATGTTGACAACTGAAATTTGAGGTTTTTATGCCTCTGACAAATAAAACCTGCCCTGTCCTCACAGTCCATCCTAACTGTGGTTTGTCACACTAGGTTGCCCTGTCCGGCCATCAGTACAGAATGCCATTATGGCTAATGTATTGCATGTTGGTTCTTGGTAGAATGCCATGATGACATTTGAGGAGGAGAAGATGCAGATGGCCTGTGAGGACCTCAAGGCCACTGAGAAGCTGTGTGAGAGCGACATTGGTGTCATCGAGACCATCAAGAACAAGATCAAGCGCAGTGTGAGTGACCTCCTACCAAAACAAATGGTGTGCTTCTCTGTGAAGTGTGGATGCTTTAGTGTGTGTAAAACCCATTAGTTTGTCAGATGGTTGGGTTCCCTAGGTGGACATAGGTAAAATACCCAGAATGCCTTTTACCCCCAGGTGGACTCCCAGAGCACAGGAATGACTGTGGTGGACCGGCTGCAGAGGCAGATCATCGTAGCAGACTGCCAGGTGTACCTCGCTGTGCTTTCCTTTGTCAAGCAggagctctctggtgggttgcCCACTTTTTGCATTGTTGCTGTGATACACAGTTTGTTTCTCTGACCAGGTGTATAGGCAGCGAGTGGTAAAATGAAGTAGAGTTAAAGTAATGTCATCAACTGGTGGACAACTGGCTTTGAGCTCATTGTCTACATGTTAGCCTGTTTTACAAAGGTTCTAGTAGGAGAAACACACCCTAACTTTAAACATACTagcattaaatatgaattgtATTCTTGTTACATTGTCAACAATACAGTCAAGAGTTTTATAAATTATCCAGAAAGAACAACCAGTGTTAtgctgccactttaagcattcgcattctcattctcacgttctgagttctttGGCTGTCTGTTGGCATTATtcttattactgttaccgttatttatcgTTATCATTATCGCTGTtccattactcactgtcattgtcatcgttttgttttgtgcagtatttgtattgtccctgtcttgtccatagtctgtagAGAAGCGTTCagaaagaatttcatgatacttgtacacggtacttgtatctatgacaataaacttgaacttgaaactttttctttttttattagtcTATTACATACCTGACTATAGACCTTGATTCAGTAATGAAGATTATCTGTTTTGGTTTGATTCAGGTGTTTGTTGCTATTAAACTGATGAAATTGATTACCTAGACTTATtcttatttatagttttttaatttgtgctgtCTCTCACAAAATTGTAGACATGTTGTGGCTCTTGCCTTGAGTTTAACACCACTTATGAGGTGACTGGTGTCTTTCGGAAACCTATCCAGCATACATCAAAGGGGGATGGATCCTGCGCAAGGCCTGGAAGATGTACAACAAGTGTCACAGCGACATCAGCATGCTGCAGGAATCGTGCCAGCGGCGTGCCTCATCAGACCGGGCCAATGACAACGCGGCCCCACGGGGCCCCGCCGTCACTGCTGAGGCTCTGAGTCGCCTCAAGGGTTCCGTTAGTTTCGGCTACGGCCTCTTCCACCTGTGCATCTCCATGGTGCCGCCCAACTTGCTCAAGATCATCAACCTGCTGGGCTTTCCAGGCGACCGGCTGCAGGGGCTCTCCTCACTCGCGTATGCCAGTGAAAGTAAGGACATGAAGGCTCCACTTGCTACGTGAGTAGGTGTACTGCCTTGCTTCCTGGGAAGTGAACCTCATGTGAACTTCTTTCCCTAGTGTATTACAGTTCTACACACCTAACACTACTTTTATACGTTTGATATGTTTACGTCTTGTGTGCTGTGTCTTCATATGTAACTTAGCCTTGGCTTTAGTACACCTTACGAATATAGATGGGGCTGCAACACTGTTACTGTTGCCAGATACCAGTGTTGTCTGCCCGTAATTGCAAAGCAACTTGTAccaagtcacaatcagtaaaagcttaacaaAACAAGCATATTTACGGGTTAAATTTTgtaaaacctcagataaagcgATAATAagagtattatttatttttattaacttcagccaatactgaaattaaaactaatataaaattactgaaaaagttGTCTACCCAGCTTGTATTTCAGTCCTGGCTGCTGACTGTTTAATCATGTAAACACGTCCAACATTCATCATCAAAttgccactttcagctttctttattgTCACCAGAATGAATATGAACATCTCTccatttatttacctgttaGGTTCTACAAAAGGCTGGTATCACTGTAGTAAATAATACTTTCACTTTCAGACTAATTTTACTgacagtaaaattaatttaaaataattggaaataaaaatgtctccacaaactgctaTCTCCTTATTGCTTGGTAACATTCAGGAGCAGGaggcatgagctgtaaacattgtggaagtgagctgaattaatgtGGTTCCTCATTCCTGTTTTGTATGTGCATGGTTCACTGAAACATAACTACTGGCCATGTAAACAGGTAGCTTTTACTCCGCAAACACAAATTGTAGAGGTGagtgaaaaacatgcaataaaaacagGTTATAtgattttatttgcattttatattccatgaattttttttcttggaaattcATCATTTGAATGTTTGCAAATATGCACACAGAGTATATTCTGTAAAACTATGGCATTGGTAGGTGTCAGTGTAGAATGAGTTTGGAAATGACCTGCCTCTATAAAGAAATATGCAAGGTAAGTCCTGCAGGTCAACATGCAGCTGTGTCTATTTTTGAACTATAATGTACCCTTTGGCTGGTTATGGTACTAGTAATCTGAGTGTAAAGTACCTTTAATGGTTTTTGGACCATGCACAGAGTGAGTGCCCCAGTGTCATGTCAGTGCAGGTGTTTACCTCCCCCACCACATCCCCCAGGTTGGCCCTTCTATGGTACCACACTGTGGTACAGCCCTTCTTTGCTCTCGATGGCTCGGACACCCATACGGGCCTCATGGAAGCCAAGTCAATCCTCCAGAAGAAGGAGGCCGTCTATCCTAGCTCCTCCctcttcattttcttcaaagGCAGAGTCCAGCGTTTAGAGGTATGGCTCTTTTGTGATCTTTAAcataaaactataataaattaatgacagTTTCTTTCAAAAGATCAGTCTTTCAGCTGTGGTTGGGTTACCTTGGGAAGTTATCATTCTTCTGATCATGGCTGATATGTTCTGTCATGTTCCAGTGTCAGATCAACAGTGCCTTAACATCCTTCAATGACGCATTGGAACTAGCCACTGACCAGCGTGAGATCcagcatgtgtgtctgtatgaaaTTGGTATGTGGAGGATTAATCATATCAACATGTCATAGATACCAGTGTTGTCTGCAAAGCTAGACAAAAAACTCTGAAGATTTTAAATTGAGTTTTATAACCAGAGCAAAAGGCTAGTTTCCCTACATTTACATCAGTGTGTTGACAGATTAAGTGATGTCTGCAATCCAGATGTTCCTGCCTTTTTCAGGTTGGTGCAGCATGATTGAGATGAACTTTCATGATGCATACAAGTCCTTTGAGCGCCTGAAGAATGAATCCCGGTGGTCGCAGTGCTACTACGCTTATCTGACAGGAGGTTGGTGTTTGGTCGTTGTTGGAATGCCAGGGGGTGCTGTCTCTCTGCACTTTCTTCATTGCATAATGCACTACAAGGATCTTGGATGTCTTAGGGATTTTGTTGTTTCCCAGTGCTTAGTtgagtaattaattaattatcattgtctggattaaaaaaagaaaaattagctGACTGGTGTAATATAAGGCAAGGTTTTAGGGCACAAGGGGGGacagggacagttggtagtgtagtggttagagctactgcctttggacccaaaggttgcaggttcaatctctAATTATactaccttgagcaaggtacttatcctaaattgttccagtaacattaaccagctgtgtaaatgggtaaatcattgtaagtggctttagagaaaagtctctgctaaatgaataactgtataCCTGTTCTCTAAGAAAGCTATGGTAACTTTATGTGATATCCTTGATCAAAATCACTTCCATGCTGGCCACACACAGAAGTTCACTGTCTTCGTCCCCTCCCCTCAGTATGCCAGGGTGCTTCTGGCGACCTAGAAGGTGCCATCAGCGTCTTCAGAGATGTTCAGAAGCTCTTCAAAAGGAAGAATAATCAGATAGAGCAATTCTCTTTCAGGAAGGTGAGTTTGCCAAGCAACATCTGTTAGGTTTTCTTAAATGAGTTTGTTGATGAGGACTAATTAAGTCAAATAGCAGTTTAGTATTAGTTCAAGAGATGAGCTTCTGCTTAGCGTGTACGTTCTCGTGTGTCTGCACAGGCGGAGCGCCTACGCAGGATGTCCCCCACAAGGGAGTTGTGTATTCTGGCAGCTATCGAGGTGCTGTACCTGTGGAAGGCGTTGCAAAACTGTTCCTCCACCAAGTTGCAGCTCATGAGCCAAGGTGATCCAGAGCAGGTGTTATATGTAGACAAGtgattatattttgtgtttccaGGTTTGTTTCATCTGCTAAGCCGTGATTGCAGTTCTGGAGCCGTAGCATGAGAAGAGATGTGTTGTGGAGAGGAGTTACATGTTTTTTATAAACATATACTGGCTCCATGCATTATAAACAGttcagttacaaattttcagatatatttttgtgattgtttttaattgcattttatctATTTTCTAAGATTTCTGTCTAAAGCAGAGTGAATGCAACATGTTTACCCAATGAATCATctccttccacagtgtttagtTAATGT of the Scleropages formosus chromosome 7, fSclFor1.1, whole genome shotgun sequence genome contains:
- the ttc39c gene encoding tetratricopeptide repeat protein 39C, which translates into the protein MEGQHEEQREAPQGTAEHINDAELALQGINMLLNNGFRESDELFRKYRNHSPLMSFGASFVSFLNAMMTFEEEKMQMACEDLKATEKLCESDIGVIETIKNKIKRSVDSQSTGMTVVDRLQRQIIVADCQVYLAVLSFVKQELSAYIKGGWILRKAWKMYNKCHSDISMLQESCQRRASSDRANDNAAPRGPAVTAEALSRLKGSVSFGYGLFHLCISMVPPNLLKIINLLGFPGDRLQGLSSLAYASESKDMKAPLATLALLWYHTVVQPFFALDGSDTHTGLMEAKSILQKKEAVYPSSSLFIFFKGRVQRLECQINSALTSFNDALELATDQREIQHVCLYEIGWCSMIEMNFHDAYKSFERLKNESRWSQCYYAYLTGVCQGASGDLEGAISVFRDVQKLFKRKNNQIEQFSFRKAERLRRMSPTRELCILAAIEVLYLWKALQNCSSTKLQLMSQVLQEIDDVSYVGLKFLLLGAIHKCLGNKRDAIQFFQLAARDEAGRQTNSYVQPYSCYELGCVLLENPESVGKGKALLLQAKEDYVGYDFENRLQVRIHSALASLKEVVSQ